The sequence TTATTTTGTTTCCAATCTATGgggatttgtttttttttttttatctttggcCCTTTAAATGTACGCTCGGTATTacttatgaaataaaataataagagTTTTCTCTTCTCTGCCATACTCTACGTTTTCtgcatggtatcagagccaggttatAGGACAACAGAGGAACATGCAAGACATTAACAAGGGTTAGGAAGGGGGAAATAATAATAGTTCCCTTCCCAGCGACAGATGCGAAGGAACCATCAGCAATTTTAACCTTCTTATTACCAGCACACGGGGTATAGGAGGAAAAAAATTGTGACGTTCCTGTCATATGATCCGTTGCACCTGAatctaaaatccaaaaattgttAGAATTGTCATAGGCAACAGTTGCCATAGAATGACTACCTGTTTGAGCCATAGAGCAAGTAGGACTTGATTTTCCTAAATGAGATTGAAGTAATTTAGACAAGTGCTCTAATTGATCCTTCGTGAAAGGAGACGAATCTGAGGGTGATGATTGCATTCCAGATTCAGTACTATCTGTTTGAAAGACATGACCACCATTACCACTTCTATTATTGATGCCCGGCCTTTTTTTGAAATGTGTTGGTCTTCCATGAATCTCCCAACATGTTTCCACAGTATGCCATGGCTTATGACATTTCTCACCAAGGTTTCTGCTTTCCTCCATCACGATAATCACTGGCAGGTTTCTTTCCATTACTAATCAGTGCGGATCCCTCAGTTTCTACTCTCTGTTCAGCGACTCGCTGTAACATAACATGGCGTTGAGCTTCCTCACGTCGTACTTCAGAAAAAATCTCACGAAGACTTGGAAGAGGCTTCCGGCCAAGGAGTCTGCCCCGAACTTCATCTAATTCTTTGTTTAATCTAGCCAAGAAGACAAACACACGACCATGCTCAAGATTTTTCCGGTAGCGACAACAATCGTTCTTGCTTTCCCATTCATCAGTTTCAAAAAAATCCAATTCTTGCCAAATAGTCAACAATTCATTGTAGTAAGACGTCACGTCTCGATTTCCTTGTTGCTGTCGCCACATTCGGGTATTCAGATCATATAACTGAGAGTAGTTTTCCAAATCGGAGTACGTTTCTTTAACCGCCTCCCAAACATCACTGGCAGTAGGTAAAAACATGAAGGGTTTACCTATTGCGGGTTCCATGGAATTAATTAACCAAGCAGTCACCATGGAGTTTCCCGATCGCCATTGTTTGTATTTCGGGTTTGTATATGGCAGTGGCTTTACCTCGCCGTCCAAGTGCCCCAATTTGCCCTTGCCATCGATCACCAGTCGCATGGATTGAGCCCATTCAAGATAGTTTTTTCCATTGAATTTATGGATGGCAATTTGAAAGGGAATTTTCTGAAAGTGCGATGTTTGATGGGGCTTGAGAACCGCCGGTCGGAGGGACAGTGCCGCCACCGCCGTCGGATTTGGAAGAGACAGACCCAGCGCCGACCATGGCCGCTTTATAGTTCATGACCGATCCTcggtctctgataccattcaaATCAGCGAGGCTACAAGTGTTTTGATCATatttccaaaaaatattttgtatcTATGGACGTTACATTTTTTGAAGGTCAAT comes from Henckelia pumila isolate YLH828 chromosome 4, ASM3356847v2, whole genome shotgun sequence and encodes:
- the LOC140861927 gene encoding uncharacterized protein, producing MVTAWLINSMEPAIGKPFMFLPTASDVWEAVKETYSDLENYSQLYDLNTRMWRQQQGNRDVTSYYNELLTIWQELDFFETDEWESKNDCCRYRKNLEHGRVFVFLARLNKELDEVRGRLLGRKPLPSLREIFSEVRREEAQRHVMLQRVAEQRVETEGSALISNGKKPASDYRDGGKQKPW